GGAAATATTGAAGTAAGTACGGACCCTATCTTCGTTGGACAGCCCAATACTGCTGGAATTACGGAAGTTTACAATGACGGAATGGGTTCCGGTAGCTGGACCTTATGCAGCAATGCCCCCGGTTATGACAACTACTATAATACTTTCTCCTATGAGATTTACGCAATTGATTCAGAACAGGTACCTCCTTTCACTCTACATTACCTGTTACGGAACGACGATGGTAGTATATATTACCAAAATCAGCTTTCCGCATCGTCAACTAGCGGAATGGCGTTTTTGCCCAATAACATTCCTATAGGATTTTATAATCTTGAAGTGTGGCTAAGTGGAGGACCATGTAACCAAGCCGGAGAAAGAAACGAAAGCTGGATAGAAGTAAAAAACTGTGGCTATTCTCCTCAATTTGCAATTTACCCAAATCCAACTAACAGCAGCCTAAATATAGAATTAGATAGTAGAAAAGAGATGGATAAAGAAATCTCACTCTATAATGATAAGGGGACAAAAGTGAGAACAAACACAATGAGAAAAGGGGAAACAAAAACCGCATTAGATACCAGAGATCTTCCTAACGGCACCTATTTTCTACACATTAAAGAAGGAAAAGAAACTATCAAACGGCAGATTATTATACAACACTAATCTCGATATTATGGAGCGGAGCATCAAATTCAGATAGCTTCGCTCTTTTAGCTAAAAACGAGATGACATCCTATGTTAAATTGCTGCATCACTCGGGAGGTTCGGAAGATTAAATTCATAAGTTATAAGCTATAACCATTGTTAATCACTCCTTCCCATCCCCTCTAAATCATAGATTATACCCATTAAAAAGATTTCACAGAAAAAATGTACCGTACGCAAATCCGTGGAATCAGACAATCCCTCTATAATCCGTGATTCAGACTATCAAATTTACACACAGCCCCTTCCTCAACAATACACAATACTTATCCACCACTTTACATTTCAACAAGCTAAATGTGACTCCATACTTTTAAATATGAAATCTACTTGAATGAAATAAAATCTATTTGTAACAACTCAAGTAAGCTTACTATGAGCCTTATAAAAAGGGATACAGTCTTGGTAAAACATGAGAAACATTCCAATAACTAGTCTTGATACCTGATACTAAAAAACTAAACTCCCAACATCTCACAGGTCTTTTCAGCAGCCAATTTCTCAGCATTCTTCTTGTTGTAATCAACGCCGGTAGCCATGAGCTCCCCGTCGATAACAACCTGAATAGTGAAAAGCTTATCACTATCTCCTTCCTGGTTTGGAATTAAGTTGAATTGGATTTCTTTGGATAAACGCTGACACCACTCTATCAGTCGGCTTTTAAAATTAGTTTCGGTAACTTCTAAAGTATGAATATCAACATGGGGGTTTAATATTCTGTTGATTAAGAAATCCTTTGTAAAGTTATAGCCTTTATCCAGATACACTGCTCCTACTAAAGCTTCGAAAGCATCTCCCAGTAAAGAACTTTGTTTGGATGAAATATTAACGGTGGACGGGTCAAACTCAATTAGCTTATTAAAGCCAAGTTTTTTCCCTAACTGGTTGAGGTTTGCTCTGCTTACTATTTTAGAGCGCATTTCGGTCAAAAAACCTTCATCCTTATAAGGATACATTTTAAACAGAACTTCGGCGACTACGGCTCCTAAAACAGCATCTCCCAGAAACTCTAATCGTTCGTTACTGTTTTTTACACCTTTCTTTATACCCAATGCAATAGATTTGTGCCTAAAAGCCATTCTATATAAAGAAAGGTTTCCAGGCACAAATCCTATTAAATTTCTTAAGGCCTTAACGTAATTACGATCAGGTGAAAGATATAGTTTGTAAATCTTAGAAATAGCCATGCAATAAGACGTTTTACAAAATACTATAAGACGCTATACTCCGCAACGGCTACTCTTAATCCTCATACTTTTTGAAAATTACAGATGCGTTATGGCCGCCAAAACCAAATGTATTGCTTAGCGCTGCATTAACTTCCCTTTTTTGGGCTTCATTGAATGTAAAATTCAATTTAGGATCCAATTCAGGGTCATCGGTAAAGTGATTAATTGTAGGAGGAACGATTCCATTTCTAATCGCAAGGATAGAAGCAATAGACTCTACAGCTCCCGCAGCCCCCAATAAGTGGCCTGTCATAGATTTTGTAGAACTAATGTTCAGATTATATGCTGCTTCTCCGAATAATGATAATATAGCTTTAGTTTCGCCAATATCACCCAGCGGAGTAGAGGTTCCGTGAACGTTGATATAATCGATATCGTTTATAGTTAAGCCAGCGTCTTCTAAAGCAGACTGCATCACCAATTTAGCACCTAAACCTTCGGGATGCGGAGCTGTAATATGATTTGCGTCTGCACTCATACCACCGCCTACGATCTCTGCATAGATTTTAGCACCTCTGGCCTTCGCATGCTCTAAGCTTTCTAAAATGATAGTTCCTGCACCTTCTCCCGCAACAAATCCATCTCTGTCTTTGTCAAACGGTCTTGAAGCCGTAGCCGGATCATCATTTCTTGTAGAAAGTGCATGCATCGCATTAAATCCGCCTATACCGGCTTCATTAATAATCGCTTCCGAACCACCTGATACGATAATATCTGCTTTACCTAAACGTATGTAGTTAAAAGCATCAATTAAAGCATTGGTAGACGAAGCACATGCAGAAACACATGCAAAATTTGGCCCACGTAATCCATATTTCATTGATATATGCCCCGCGGCAATATCAATAATCATCTTTGGGATGAAGAATGGATTGTACCTTGGGGTACCATCTCCTTGCGCAAAGTTTGTAACTTCATCAAGAAAAGTTTTTAAACCACCAATACCTGCACCCCAGATTACTCCGATACGGTTGGTATTTAGTTTCTCAAAATCTAATCCTGCATCTTTAACCGCCTCGTCTGTACTAACTAAAGCGTATTGCACAAACGGATCTAATTTACGGGCTTCCTTTTTGTCTAGAAAATTCTCAGCCACAAAGTTCTTGACCTCGCAAGCGAACTTTGTCTTAAACTTTTCTGTATCAAAACGAGTAATAGGAGCAGCACCGCTTACTCCATTGATTAAACCGTTCCAGTATTCTTCGACAGTATTACCAATTGGGGTAAGCGCACCTAGTCCTGTTACTACAACTCTTTTAAGCTCCATCTATTCGGTTAAGAGTTAATTACTTTACGTTTTTTTCTAAATAAGAGATAGCTTGACCTACAGTGCTGATAGTTTCAGCCTGATCGTCTGGAATAGCCACGTTGAATTCTTTCTCAAATTCCATGATCAACTCAACAGTGTCTAATGAGTCAGCACCAAGATCGTTGGTGAAAGATGCCTCTGGTGTAACCTCATTTTCGTCAACACCCAATTTTTCAACGATGATTGCTTTTACTCTTGAAGCGATATCAGACATAATACTTTAATTTTTATGGTTAATTAATTCTGTGCAAAGAAAAATAAATTCTATTAAATATCAAACCTTTTTGTTTTTCCCTAACTTTGAAATCAACACAAAGTAGCCTAAAAAGTTTAGTGTACGAATTTAATCTTTATTATTTTGAATAAGAAATTTTTAAAGCTGGAACTTGATTTTGATTTCATTTTACTCTCAATAACCTCACAATTAAGGGATTACAGGTTGTGCCATTATATCAATAAAGCTTTGGATTTTAACTTTGAAAAGGTTGATGACCATGAAATTACTTTTGTTGGTCAATCACCAAAATTTTACTCTAAATATCTTTATTATATAGAAGAAGTCACCCCTTTTTACTATTTAATCTCCAACAAAGGCTCTGATGGATATCTGATTCCGGAGTTAAAAGGCTCTGATTACTTCGTAATTATCAAGGATTTTATAGATGATGAAGACCTTCAATATTTTATACAAACCGCAAGAAACATTCCGGATATACAGGCTATAGTTGAACTTGACCCTACAAAGTTAAAATCGAAAGAAAATCTGATTTTTTAACTTTTTAAACTTGGCTTCGTGTAAAAAATACACTATTTTTGGACTGCAATTTTGGATAGCTATAAATTGACAAGAACCAGAGGTTATTCAGAAAGAATATTTATTTTTATCGATTGAAAGAAATAAAGCATTTGTTTCGGCCTCTATTTAAAATACGAAAATTCGAATGAAAATCCCTCAAAAAAGAACAAAAATCGTAGCTACTTTAGGTCCTGCTACATCTAATAAAGACGTTTTATTATCATTGATTAAGAGTGGTGTAGACGTTTGCCGCTTGAATTTTTCTCATGGTAAACAAGAAGATCACCAAAAAGTAATTGATATCATCCGCGAGATTAACAACAAATACAAAACAAATGTTGGTATTCTTGCCGATCTTCAAGGTCCAAAAATTAGAATTGGACAAGTGAAAGAAGGTGGAATAAACCTGATTAATGGCACTCAAATAAAAATCACCACCAATGAGTGCATTGGAGATGACAGCCAAATCTATATTACTTACCCCGCATTTCCGCAGGATGTAAAGGCTGGGGAAGTGATTTTATTAGATGACGGAAAACTTCAGATGCGTGTGATTGAGACCAACAGAAAAGACACCGTAATTTGCGAGGTTGTACACGGCGGTATTCTTACCAGCAGAAAAGGTGTTAATCTTCCGAACACAAAAGTTTCTATTCCTTCTCTAACTGAAGAAGATTTAGTAAATCTTGATTTTGCTTTAGCTAACGACGTAGAATGGATTGGCCTTTCTTTCGTAAGAAAATCTGAAGACATTATCGATTTAAAAAGAATCATCAGCCGCAGCGGAAAAACTTCAAGAGTAATTGCTAAAATCGAAAAGCCAGAAGCCATCGATAACATAGATTCAATTATTGCCGTTACTGATGGGGTAATGGTTGCTCGTGGTGACCTGGGAGTTGAGTGTCCAATGCAGGAGGTTCCTGTACTGCAAAAAATGATTATTCAAAAATGTAGTAAGGCTTCAAAACCAGTAATTGTTGCAACTCAAATGCTTGAGAGTATGATCACAACTCCTCGACCAACCAGAGCTGAGGTGAATGACGTTGCTAACTCTGTTTTAGATGGAGCTGATGCGGTGATGCTAAGCGGTGAAACTTCCGTAGGAGAGTTCCCTCAGATTGTTATCGAAACAATGAGCAACATTATTACTCATGTAGAGAATACCTCTTATCCTTATTACAAAACAAAAGAATTGGATGAGAACTGTCCTACATACATGGCTGATGCCGTTTGTAGTTCTGCAGTTTTCTTAGCAGACAAAACTAAAGCGGCTGGAATTATTGCCATGACATCTTCTGGTTATACGGCATTTCAAATCTCGAGTCAAAGACCTAAAGCCAATACTTATATATTTACTTCTAACAGGAACTTATTAAATACACTAAGTTTATTATGGGGTGTTAGAGGTTTTTATTATGATAAATTTGACAGTACAGATAAGACCATTAGTGAGGTTAATAATATCCTGAAAGCTGAAAAATTAGTTGAATCAGGAGACGTAGTAATCAACACGGCATCTATTCCAATCCAGAAGAAAGGAAAAACCAATATGATTAAGGTAAATATTATCGACTAACTTGCTGGTTTATAATTATTTTCAAATAAAAAAACCATCTTTCAACAAGATGGTTTTTTTATTTATATTGGCTGTGTTACACCTATTAACTTTTTTGGATGCATAATATGAGAGACAATGTTCCGACAAGAATTGCCTTATATTACTTTTTCATTAGTTTTATATGGATTCTTCTGAGTGCTTTTTCCCTCAAATACTTTTTCAAAGGTATTCCCGAGAATACAATCTTATATATTGAAATTGCAAAAGGAGTAGCTTTCATTGCCGCAACCTATTTTTTACTTTATAAGCTAATAATCAACTATACAAACCGCCTGAAAAAATCAGAAGAAAAATACAACGACATGTTCGAATATAATCCTAATCCGATGTGGATATATGATTTGAAATCGTATATGTTTCTGGATGTAAATATTGCAGCTATCAGAAAGTACGGGTATAACCGGGATGAATTTCTAAACATGACTATTTATGATATTCGACCGGAAGAGGAGGCTAATAGATTGAGAGAGTACACTGCAAACAAGATCCATATTGGAAACACTTTGCCTCAACTGTGGAAACACAAATTGAAAAACGGAAACATAATTATCGCAAATATTATTTCGCATGATATTGTTTTTAATAAAAAGCCTGCAAAACTGGTTCTTTCCCTGGATGTAACAGAGAAGGAACCTTACGAAAGGGAACTGGAAAAACAACAGCAGGTATTAAAACAAATCAATACAGACTTAAACAAGAATCTGGTTCAACTAAAAATAAATGAGAACAAACTGAAGTACACACAAAAAGCTGCTAAAATAGCGGGATGGTCTTATAATTTGGAGCGCAACACATTCAATTTTGATTATGAGTTTTACGAGCTTTCTAAAATAGATGACTTAAGAGGAAGCTCTTTGGATTTGAATGAGTTCTTGAAATTTATACATCCAGAAGACGAATCTTCATTCTTAAATTTCTTAAACAAGGTAAAAACAGAGAGAATCACTCAGGAATGCATTTTAAGAATCAAATCAGCAGCTGAATGGAACTTTATTAAATTCGAAGCATCTCTTCACCTTGATCTTTCAGAATGCAGCAAATCTATTAAAGGCTTTATACAGGATATTGATGAGCTTACCAAGATCAATATTGAAAATAAAAGGTTAGCGGAAATAATTAACAAAATAAAAAACCTCATTGTCATAACAAACAAGGATTCTGTTATCGAATGGGCTAATGCAGCATTTTACGAAACTACCGAATACTCACGAAAAGAAACGATTGGCAAAGTTCCCTGGGATTTAATTAAAGTTCCAGACAGTAGCTTAGAAATGGTAAAAGTAATAAAGGATGCGGTTAACAACAGGCAGGAATTCTGTATAGAGATTGAGAATATTTCTAAAAATGGCAGATGTTATTGGTTACAGATTGATGGCAGCCCAATATATGACGAGAATGGCTGTTATGCCGGATACATATCCATAGAACATGAAATTACGGAACGCAGGTTAAAAGAAGCCAAGATAAGGGAGCAGAACAAGCTATTGGACAAAACAGCATGGATAAGTTCTCATCAGATGCGAAAACCTTTGGCTTCCATTCTCGGGATTATCGAATTGATGAAATATGCAAAAAGTGAATCAGAAATTAAAGAATATATTCAACTACTGGAAGTTTGCGGTAACGAATTGGATCAATATATAAAAGATTCCGTTACCTTAATTGAATCAAACGTTTAGTATCCAAAGTCTGCCAGATCAAGCTCTCCCTCAAATACCTTTTTTGCCGGGCCCTCTAAAAAGATATCTTCATATTTCTCTCCATCGTATTTGAATCGAATATTTAGATTCCCCCCTAACACTTTTACTGGCGTAGATATTTCTCCTGTTCTATTTTGATATTTAGCCATCGCTAAAGCCACGGCCGTAACACCGGTACCACAGGCGTAGGTTTCGTCCTCAACTCCTCTCTCGTATGTCCTTACAAATAAATGATCCCCTTCATCTTCCACAAAATTCACGTTGATGCCCTGTGCCTTATAAGTATCATTATATCTGACTTTCCTGCCCTCTTCATACATATCTACATTTTGCAAATCATCTACAAGCCTTACATAATGAGGTGACCCTGTATTTAAAACATAATCTTCTCCATCTTTTTTTATCACATCAACGTTTATCATTTGCAAGCTAACCCAGTCACCGGAATCAGAAACTTTGGCATAATGCGGACCATCCACTGCCAAAAAGTCCGTTTCCGAATCTATAACTTTCAGGTATTTTGCAAAGGCAACAATGCACCGTCCTCCATTGCCACACATACTACTCGGCTGACCATCAGAATTATAGTAAACCATTTCAAAATCATATCCGTCTTTTTGCTGAAGAAACATCATTCCATCGCCTCCGACACCAAATCTCCTATTACATATTCCTTCTATTAAAGCAGGATTACGATGATCCACTTCATTTTCTCTGTTGTCAACGATGATAAAATCGTTTCCGGCTCCCTGGTATTTATAGAACTTTAATTTCATATATTGTAATGCAAAATTCGGTAATATAGTTGTCGCCTGCAAATCGACAAGTAATTTAATTACTTAATTTTGAATTTAATAATTAACATTTTTTAACTATGTTATTCATAACATATACTTGCTAATCACGTCTTAATGGTATTATTTTTGAAATTAAGAGATTAGTATTTTATAGAAGTTTTAAAAAGTAATCAAATGAAGAATATGAAGACAATTGGCCTAACCTTGCTCACCGCCTTTATTGGTGGCGCGGTGGCAATAGGCGCTTACAAATTATTTGAAGATAAATCGATCGGGAATTTAAGCTTGGATGAGAGACAGAAGGTTTATTTTGCAAACAACCCTTCAAAAATTGTCTCTTCAGCAGGTGCCTTAGATTTCACAGCCGCAGCTGCAGCTGTTTCTCCGGGCGTTGTTCATGTTAGAACTACATACAATAGAAACAATGCTTCCTCTGGTCGGGGAGGTGGCGATCCTTTTGGCGATATGTTCGAGGATTTCTTTGGAAGAAGGGTGAGACCTCAATCAAACACTCCTTCTATGGGTAAAGGCTCTGGTGTTATTGTTACGGATGACGGATATATTATGACTAACAATCACGTTGTTGATAATGCTGATAAAATTGAAGTTATCCTTACAGACAAAAGAGTACTTTCCGCTAAAGTAATCGGTAAAGATAAAATGACGGATCTTGCTTTGATAAAGGTCGAGGCAAACAATCTTCCCGTTGTTAAATTGGGGAACTCGGACGACGTTAAGGTTGGAGAATGGGTATTGGCTGTAGGTTATCCTCTAACATTGGAATCTACGGTTACTGCTGGTATTGTGAGTGCAAAATCCCGCCAGATAGGCATCCTTGCTCAAGACAACATAGATCCTAATAATTACGATCCGGAAAACCCGCCAGCTTCGTCATCAATAGAATCATTTATACAAACTGATGCTGTTATTAACAGAGGTAATAGTGGAGGAGCATTGGTAAACGCTAACGGAGAATTGATCGGTATCAATTCTGCTATCGCTTCGCAATCTGGCGTATATGAGGGCTACGGGTTCGCGATCCCTGTTAATCTGGCAAAAAAAGTAATGGACGATTTTATCAAATTTGGCGAAGTTAAACGTGGTTATATAGGCGTTACTTTCCAGGAACTAAATTCTGATGTTGCTAAGCAGTTAAACTTGAAAGAGATTAACGGCCTCTATGTAAATTCGACTGTTGATGGTGGTGCCGCAGCGGCTGCAGGAATTAAAAAAGGTGATATCATCAAGAAATTAAATGGTGAAGATGCTTTAACATCTGCTGAATTACAGGAAAGAATTGGCAGAATGAGACCGGGCGACAAAGTTAACCTTACTGTTTTAAGAGATGGTAGTTTGAAAAACTTCACTTTAACATTAAAAGGTGCTTCTGAAACAAAAGGTGCTTCATCCAGCTCTTCAGCTGAAGCTTCTGATATATTGAACAGTCTGGGAGCAACATTTACACCGGTTAAAGATGCCACCAAAAAACGTTTAGGTATTTCATCCGGCGTGGAAGTGACCTCTGTTGCGGCTGGTAAATTATTTGACATGTATGAGGTTCCTAGAGGAACAGTAATTACCAGTATAAATGGTAGAAGTGTAAATAACATGGATCAAGTAAATGCCGCCTTATCTTCTACAAAAGGCAATATGCTTTCTTTCCAAGGCATTGGCCCGGATGGAGGACAGTTTAGATTTACTTTCCCTATCAAATAAAAGCTAGGTAAAACGTTTAGATAAAAAAGGTGCGAAAAATCGCACCTTTTTTGTTTGGTAAAAGCAAATAAAACGTAATACATATGTTACAATAAACAATAAGAATAAAACATCAAAAACCTTATCTTTGTATCGGTTTATAATTGGTTAGTTTAGGCTCCATTCTCCCCGTTTGGAGCTTAAACATTTTTAAGAACTTGGTTAAACTAAAAAATCCTATTCTTTTTCATTAGAGTTAGACAGACACTGCTTTTATTGATGCTTATAATTTGAGTTCTTTGTATAGAATCCCTACAAGATTAAAGCAATTATATCAAGGCCAAAAACAAAATGCACAAAGTGCCAAATATATCCCTTCGGGATTAAAAACTAAAACATTGTCACATAATTAGATATGGTTATTTAATATAAAAACAATTAATAGACTCTGTTTTGGTACATGACAAAAACGCTATTAACAACAAAACCGTGTCATTGAGAGGAAGAATAGCCTGTCCCAAACTCGATTCGGAAACGATGCAATCTACGTCTTTTTCCCATAGAGATTGCTTCGCAGGCTCGTTCTGAAAGGAACTCCTTTGGAGCAATGACGCTCCTATGAATGTCATTACGAGCCCCTGCGAAGCAATCTAATTTCATCAAGTATCCCAGATCTCTGGCTCTTTAAGACTTGAAAATCTATTTGTTTAACCAAAGGCAATGATGAATAATTTTTTATCATGTACTATGAGACTCTATATAAAAACAAATAAGTTAGATTATTGAGATAGGTCTTCTGGCAAGTGCTTGGGTGGAACTAAGGTAGGAGTACACTGGGAGTATAGTGCTGATAGTGGGAGCAAGAAGGGCAATAAGATTTTTTCCCAAACTCAATATATTCGGCTCCCAGAAAAAGAAGGCATATAATGAAAAGGTTTGAGACATCCCCAAACCTTTCCTTTTATATAAAATAATAGTGTTTATTTATTAACGTACATTACTTCTTTTACAGCCTTAATTATTCGCTCTGCATTAGGTAAGCTTGCTGCTATTAAAGTTGGTGCATAAGGAAGAGGAACGTCTGCACAAGTAACCCTAAGTACCGGCGCATCTAAATAATCGAATGCGTTCTTTTGTACATGGAAAGCAATCTCTGAAGAGATAGATGCTAACGGCCATGCTTCTTCTACAACTACCAATCTGTTTGTTTTCTTAACCGATTCTAAGATTGTAGGAAAATCTATCGGTCTAACAGTTCTTAAGTCTATAAGCTCTACACTAATTCCTTCTTTTTCCAATTCATCTACCGCTGGCTGTACAGCTCTGGACATCATTTTTCCAAAGGAAACTACTGTTACATCAGAACCTTCTTTTACAACTTTCGCTTTACCAATTTCTATATAATACTCTTCTTCCGGAACTTCTCCTTTATCTCCATACATCAATTCAGACTCCATGAAAATAACCGGATCCGGATCGATAATTGAAGATTTTAAAAGGCCTTTCGCATCATAAGGATTTGAAGGAACTACAACTTTTAGTCCTGGACAGTTAGCATACCAGTTTTCGAAATTCTGAGAGTGCTGAGCGCCTAATTGACCTGCATTACCTGTTGGCCCACGAAAAACAGCTGGAACAGAAAATTGACCTCCAGACATAGACAACATTTTCGCTGCGCCATTGATAATCTGATCTATAGCAACTAAAGAAAAGTTGAATGTCATAAATTCAACAATTGGACGCAAGCCATTCATTGCTGCACCTACAGCAATACCAGTGAAGCCTAGCTCTGCGATTGGCGTATCAATAATTCTTTTGGGACCAAATTCGTCAAGCATTCCTTGACTCACTTTATAAGCACCATTATATTCAGCAACTTCTTCACCCATTAAGAAGATCTTGTCGTCTTTACGCATCTCTTCGTTCATTGCTTCACGAAGTGCTTCTCTGAATTGTATTACTCTCATTTCTATGTCTTAAACTTATTTTAAGGGAACTGCGCAAATATAAATAATGTTGTTCTAAATACAATCGATATTAGAGTATTTATACAACAATGAGACATTTCAAAACAAAACTATTTATTTAGTTGTATAACTAAATAAATAGTTTTACATTTATATAAATCAATTAAAACCAAAAGTCATGAAAAATGATATAAAAGAGCTCACCAAAGCTGAAGAGCAGATCATGCAAATTCTTTGGAAGATCGGCAAAGCTTTTGTCAAGGACGTCATAGAATTGCTTCCCGAGCCAAAACCAGCCTATAATACTGTATCTACAATTATTAGAATATTGGAAACCAAAGGTTTTGTTAGTTATCATGCCTTTGGTAAAAGCCATCAATATTATGCGGTAGTCAAAAAAGAAGAATATAAGTCTTTTGCCGCAGAAAAACTACTTAAAGGTTATTTTGGAAACTCTGTAGAGAACATGTTTTCCTTCTTTTTAAAGAAAGAAAAAATAGATCTAACCGAAGCTGACGAGATTTCAAAAATGATAGAAGAATTTAAGGAGGATAAATCATGACATTCTTAGGCTATCTATTTCAGGTAAATATTTACCTAATTATTTTCGGGCTGTTTTACATGTTAATGCTAAGAAGAGAAACCTTCCACCAACTGAACAGGTTTTATGTCTTATTTTCTTCAATATTATCTTTAATAATTCCTGTTTTGAAAATTAAGGGGCTAAATGCTTCTTCAAATACGGCAGACATAGTACGAGCTTGGTCAAAAATATATGTGGCAGCTAATCAATCGTCAATGCATGAGATAACAACTAATGAAAGTTTTAGCTTAGGAAATTATATAGTCCTATTTTACTTCTCAATAAGCTTATTGCTCTTCGGCAGACTTATTTATCATATAATCTTAGCAATACGCCTAAAAACTAATTCCATAAAGAAAATTCAGGCATTTTCTTTTTTCAATCAAATATATGTAGACAAAGATTTAGCACATTTTGATACGATATACAAACATGAACAAACCCATGCTAAGCAATACCACTCCGCCGACATCATATTTATAGAGCTTATTTGCGTCTTAAATTGGTTTAATCCTATGGCATATTTTTATAAAAAGGAAATTAAACATCTTCAC
This genomic interval from Pseudopedobacter saltans DSM 12145 contains the following:
- a CDS encoding Do family serine endopeptidase — its product is MKNMKTIGLTLLTAFIGGAVAIGAYKLFEDKSIGNLSLDERQKVYFANNPSKIVSSAGALDFTAAAAAVSPGVVHVRTTYNRNNASSGRGGGDPFGDMFEDFFGRRVRPQSNTPSMGKGSGVIVTDDGYIMTNNHVVDNADKIEVILTDKRVLSAKVIGKDKMTDLALIKVEANNLPVVKLGNSDDVKVGEWVLAVGYPLTLESTVTAGIVSAKSRQIGILAQDNIDPNNYDPENPPASSSIESFIQTDAVINRGNSGGALVNANGELIGINSAIASQSGVYEGYGFAIPVNLAKKVMDDFIKFGEVKRGYIGVTFQELNSDVAKQLNLKEINGLYVNSTVDGGAAAAAGIKKGDIIKKLNGEDALTSAELQERIGRMRPGDKVNLTVLRDGSLKNFTLTLKGASETKGASSSSSAEASDILNSLGATFTPVKDATKKRLGISSGVEVTSVAAGKLFDMYEVPRGTVITSINGRSVNNMDQVNAALSSTKGNMLSFQGIGPDGGQFRFTFPIK
- a CDS encoding pyruvate dehydrogenase complex E1 component subunit beta produces the protein MRVIQFREALREAMNEEMRKDDKIFLMGEEVAEYNGAYKVSQGMLDEFGPKRIIDTPIAELGFTGIAVGAAMNGLRPIVEFMTFNFSLVAIDQIINGAAKMLSMSGGQFSVPAVFRGPTGNAGQLGAQHSQNFENWYANCPGLKVVVPSNPYDAKGLLKSSIIDPDPVIFMESELMYGDKGEVPEEEYYIEIGKAKVVKEGSDVTVVSFGKMMSRAVQPAVDELEKEGISVELIDLRTVRPIDFPTILESVKKTNRLVVVEEAWPLASISSEIAFHVQKNAFDYLDAPVLRVTCADVPLPYAPTLIAASLPNAERIIKAVKEVMYVNK
- a CDS encoding BlaI/MecI/CopY family transcriptional regulator; its protein translation is MKNDIKELTKAEEQIMQILWKIGKAFVKDVIELLPEPKPAYNTVSTIIRILETKGFVSYHAFGKSHQYYAVVKKEEYKSFAAEKLLKGYFGNSVENMFSFFLKKEKIDLTEADEISKMIEEFKEDKS